The following are from one region of the Magallana gigas chromosome 4, xbMagGiga1.1, whole genome shotgun sequence genome:
- the LOC117682365 gene encoding uncharacterized protein, translating to MGVAISKKKVVNSFERLTKQTATGYGTLEGKCEMIGFKYYDMITKEQLTLYQALDDIMAYTRSHNMNPKEVQYCWLSLHLGLGLCFQLKVTDSKPIRRFLLELLQYSRGIDMGLFMRDFMYYDNLAVSNEALDKAYYVIKMAAGFVVDFTNNELGEKLFKGPAKTAYKELIQQRRAYYMDVPIGHPTLLMTSNTSSDNHIGTQCLTLACENLKPEVVLLLLQYGASPHGKPLEHVLRNLGSQQIIEEAMGQGISDNPMVMLEKCLEYLLRAVKNLHINFDGQTVADLKNKSPHIYYMRESAARYLPSDYYKSPRKLKQLCRCEIRDNLLKNDQLPSGFSKLPGLTDHLSQYLQLVC from the coding sequence ATGGGGGTTGCAATTTCGAAGAAGAAAGTGGTCAATTCGTTTGAGAGATTAACGAAACAGACAGCAACAGGCTATGGAACGCTGGAAGGCAAGTGTGAAATGATTGGATTTAAATACTACGATATGATTACCAAAGAACAATTAACTCTGTACCAAGCTCTTGATGATATCATGGCTTATACACGTTCACACAACATGAATCCTAAGGAGGTCCAATACTGTTGGCTATCCCTTCATCTGGGACTTGGTTTGTGTTTCCAGCTTAAAGTAACGGACAGTAAACCCATTCGTCGATTTTTGTTGGAGCTTCTTCAGTACAGTCGCGGGATCGACATGGGCCTGTTCATGAGAGATTTCATGTACTATGATAATCTGGCGGTGTCTAACGAAGCCCTGGACAAAGCTTACTACGTCATTAAAATGGCTGCTGGTTTTGTTGTGGATTTCACGAACAACGAGTTAGGTGAGAAACTATTCAAGGGCCCGGCTAAGACTGCGTATAAGGAACTGATTCAGCAGCGTCGGGCGTATTATATGGATGTCCCTATCGGCCACCCAACTCTTCTGATGACCAGCAATACCTCATCCGATAACCATATCGGAACACAGTGTCTTACTTTGGCGTGCGAAAATTTGAAACCGGAAGTAGTTCTACTTCTGCTCCAATATGGCGCCTCTCCACACGGAAAACCACTCGAACACGTGCTCCGAAACCTCGGATCCCAACAGATTATCGAGGAAGCGATGGGGCAAGGCATATCCGATAATCCTATGGTAATGTTAGAAAAATGTTTAGAATACCTGCTGAGAGCGGTCAAAAACCTTCACATAAACTTCGATGGTCAAACCGTAGCGGATTTGAAGAATAAGTCCCCCCATATTTACTACATGCGGGAGAGTGCCGCTAGATATCTGCCAAGTGACTACTATAAATCGCCTCGGAAGCTGAAACAACTGTGTCGATGTGAAATTCGAGATAATCTCCTGAAAAATGACCAGTTGCCTTCAGGATTTTCCAAACTTCCTGGTCTTACGGACCACCTAAGCCAGTATTTACAGCTTGTGTGTTAG